From Zavarzinella sp., one genomic window encodes:
- a CDS encoding PQQ-binding-like beta-propeller repeat protein: MKVTYLPILGAMLLAGPLLSQSPELTWSQFRGPGGQGIATGKVPTEWGAEKNILWKQEMPGPGASSPIVVGDAIYLTCWTGYNVPRTERGNMDDLRLHLLCFDFKTGKERWKTTVEPKLPEQETIRDEHGYATSTPVSDGKRLYVFFGKTGVFAFDLNGKKLWQADVGSGLNGWGSAASPIVWQNLVIVNASVESESMYALDAETGKEIWRARGIKEAWNTPHLAVLNAKEAEVIVGTPGKVLGFDAATGKQLWSCANDITWYIVPTIVQHGDKIWSLGGRSGTTAVAFKRGGTGDITKTHRMWTSNIGSNVTSPIYYDGYLYWMNDNRETAYCADAEKGKLQYEEQIPRGGQIYGSPVLVDGKIYYPNRTGKVFVVAAKPKFELLATNDFNDRSAFNASPAVAHNRLLVRSNNFLYCIGAD; encoded by the coding sequence ATGAAAGTGACATATCTTCCCATCCTGGGTGCCATGCTGCTGGCAGGCCCCTTGCTGTCACAATCGCCGGAATTAACCTGGTCGCAGTTTCGTGGGCCGGGCGGACAAGGCATTGCAACTGGAAAAGTACCTACCGAGTGGGGTGCAGAGAAAAACATTCTCTGGAAGCAGGAAATGCCAGGCCCAGGTGCATCCAGCCCGATTGTTGTGGGAGATGCGATTTATCTGACTTGCTGGACTGGTTACAACGTCCCACGTACAGAGCGCGGCAACATGGACGACTTGCGACTGCATCTGCTATGTTTCGATTTCAAAACAGGAAAAGAGCGTTGGAAAACCACTGTTGAACCAAAATTGCCAGAACAGGAAACCATCCGTGATGAGCATGGCTACGCCACCAGCACGCCCGTCAGTGATGGGAAACGATTGTACGTATTTTTTGGCAAAACGGGTGTATTCGCATTCGACTTGAATGGCAAAAAACTCTGGCAGGCGGATGTGGGATCGGGCCTGAATGGCTGGGGCAGTGCGGCTTCACCCATTGTCTGGCAGAATTTGGTGATCGTGAACGCCAGTGTGGAAAGCGAAAGTATGTACGCACTGGATGCGGAAACCGGCAAAGAAATCTGGCGAGCACGCGGCATCAAAGAAGCGTGGAATACCCCCCACCTGGCAGTACTGAACGCAAAAGAGGCCGAAGTAATTGTGGGTACACCGGGCAAAGTGCTGGGATTTGATGCTGCAACCGGAAAACAACTCTGGAGTTGCGCCAACGATATTACCTGGTATATCGTTCCCACCATCGTGCAGCATGGCGACAAAATCTGGTCGTTAGGTGGCAGATCGGGCACCACTGCGGTGGCGTTCAAACGTGGTGGCACAGGCGATATTACCAAAACGCACCGGATGTGGACCAGCAACATCGGCTCGAATGTAACATCGCCCATTTACTACGATGGGTATTTGTATTGGATGAATGATAATCGCGAAACTGCTTACTGTGCTGATGCAGAGAAAGGTAAATTGCAATACGAAGAACAGATCCCACGTGGGGGGCAGATTTATGGTTCGCCAGTGCTTGTGGATGGAAAGATCTACTATCCCAACCGCACAGGGAAAGTATTTGTTGTGGCAGCAAAACCCAAATTTGAGCTGCTGGCGACCAATGATTTCAACGATCGCAGTGCATTCAATGCCAGCCCCGCTGTCGCCCACAATCGCCTGCTGGTCCGTTCCAACAACTTTTTGTATTGCATCGGTGCAGATTAA
- a CDS encoding DUF1501 domain-containing protein: MLTIFGEPTRYCDGLPRRSFLKIGALSFGAMNLTLADVLRAEEKTSKSSHKAVINIFLGGGPPHQDMWDIKTDAPAEIRGEFKPIHTRVPGIQIGECFPRIAGMADKFAFIRSVVGARGGHDAIQCMTGRDPNAFRAQGGWPSMGALLSKMYGPVDPSVPPFVGLAKRTQHMPWSDCGSPGFLGTPHAAFKPDGEGMDNMKLSVTNSEQLKDRKALLAQFDNIRRELDTGNRLTGVDSATQKALGVLTSSKLLDALDVSQEPEKVRARYGDGKPYQFQFDGAPTCNDQLLMARRLVEAGARCVTLSFGRWDSHGKNFDLVRDHGGKLDQCLTALVEDLEVRGMLDDVTVIAWGEFGRTPRINKGAGRDHWPQVSCAIMAGGSLKTGQVIGSTNRLGEHAATRPVKFGEIYATLWQSMGIDAETTTFLDHTGRPTHLVDSPVIHELV; this comes from the coding sequence ATGCTTACCATTTTTGGCGAACCGACACGATATTGCGACGGTTTACCCCGTCGTTCCTTTTTGAAAATTGGTGCTTTGAGCTTCGGTGCAATGAATCTGACGCTGGCCGATGTGCTGCGTGCCGAAGAGAAGACCTCAAAGAGTTCTCATAAAGCTGTCATTAATATTTTTCTGGGTGGCGGCCCCCCACACCAGGACATGTGGGATATCAAGACGGACGCACCTGCGGAAATCCGTGGTGAGTTCAAACCAATTCACACCCGCGTCCCTGGTATTCAGATCGGCGAATGTTTCCCACGGATTGCGGGAATGGCCGACAAGTTTGCCTTCATCCGCTCTGTAGTGGGTGCCCGCGGTGGCCACGATGCCATCCAGTGCATGACGGGTCGCGATCCCAACGCTTTCCGGGCACAAGGTGGCTGGCCGAGCATGGGGGCATTGCTTTCCAAGATGTACGGTCCGGTGGATCCTTCGGTCCCACCGTTCGTGGGCCTGGCAAAACGCACCCAGCACATGCCATGGTCGGATTGCGGTTCCCCTGGCTTCCTGGGCACACCCCACGCCGCCTTTAAGCCGGATGGCGAGGGCATGGATAACATGAAGCTGAGCGTCACCAACTCTGAACAGTTGAAGGACCGCAAAGCCCTGTTGGCACAATTTGACAACATTCGTCGCGAGCTGGATACCGGAAATCGCCTGACAGGTGTGGATTCTGCCACCCAGAAAGCACTCGGTGTGTTGACATCCAGCAAACTGCTGGATGCACTGGATGTTTCTCAGGAACCTGAGAAAGTGCGGGCACGCTACGGCGATGGTAAACCGTACCAGTTTCAGTTCGATGGTGCCCCCACCTGTAATGACCAGTTGCTGATGGCCCGCCGTCTGGTGGAAGCAGGGGCACGCTGCGTGACCTTGAGCTTCGGTCGATGGGACAGCCACGGCAAAAACTTCGATCTGGTTCGCGACCACGGTGGCAAACTGGATCAGTGCTTGACGGCTCTGGTGGAAGACCTGGAAGTGCGTGGCATGCTGGATGATGTGACGGTCATCGCCTGGGGCGAATTTGGACGCACCCCACGGATCAATAAGGGTGCAGGTCGCGACCACTGGCCTCAAGTAAGCTGTGCGATCATGGCAGGTGGTTCGCTGAAAACCGGACAAGTGATTGGCAGCACCAATCGCCTCGGTGAGCACGCAGCCACGCGACCAGTCAAATTTGGCGAAATCTACGCCACGCTGTGGCAATCGATGGGAATAGATGCTGAAACCACCACCTTCCTGGATCATACCGGACGCCCCACCCACCTGGTGGATTCACCTGTAATTCACGAACTGGTGTAA
- a CDS encoding RluA family pseudouridine synthase, with the protein MSFSELLDVLYEDNHLLVINKPAGWPTAHAETQDTMLDVVKEYIKEKYHKPGNVFMGLVHRIDKPVTGVLLFARTSKAASRLSKQFLDRTVEKVYWAVVERFDRASNFADAGFLEDYLAKDPHTGVVHVVGKSHPEAQHAATNYYLKRTYEQLALLELLPQTGRRHQMRVQLASRGLPVYADAKYGGTHNLGGAIALHARSLTFLHPITAETITVTAEIPQNWKGRFAHLMVG; encoded by the coding sequence GTGTCTTTTTCTGAACTTTTGGACGTACTTTATGAAGACAATCACCTGCTGGTGATCAACAAGCCTGCGGGTTGGCCCACAGCCCATGCGGAAACACAGGATACCATGCTGGATGTGGTGAAAGAATACATCAAAGAAAAGTACCATAAGCCTGGCAATGTTTTCATGGGATTGGTGCACCGCATTGACAAGCCAGTCACGGGTGTGCTGCTGTTTGCACGCACCAGTAAGGCCGCTAGCCGGCTCAGCAAGCAGTTTCTGGATCGCACAGTGGAAAAAGTGTACTGGGCAGTGGTCGAACGATTTGATCGGGCCAGTAATTTCGCCGATGCCGGTTTCTTGGAAGACTATCTAGCCAAAGACCCCCACACCGGCGTGGTTCATGTGGTGGGGAAATCGCACCCCGAAGCACAGCATGCCGCCACAAACTACTACTTGAAAAGAACTTACGAACAACTGGCACTGCTGGAACTGCTGCCACAGACAGGTCGCAGGCACCAGATGCGGGTGCAACTGGCGTCGCGTGGGTTGCCCGTGTATGCGGATGCGAAATACGGTGGCACCCACAATCTGGGTGGGGCAATTGCTTTGCATGCTCGCTCGCTGACCTTTCTGCACCCGATTACCGCAGAAACGATTACGGTTACTGCAGAGATTCCCCAGAATTGGAAAGGCCGATTTGCCCACCTGATGGTGGGGTGA
- a CDS encoding winged helix-turn-helix domain-containing protein — protein MCNWIGCQFQRYVSRNTVRRILQLAGLSWKKCKKLFGKGDPEKRAEYLKQFADMYQQMCRGDIVIIYIDESHFHRDMDLGYTWWRKENRLGE, from the coding sequence TTGTGCAACTGGATCGGTTGTCAATTCCAGCGGTATGTATCTCGGAATACCGTGCGGCGGATCCTGCAATTAGCGGGATTGAGCTGGAAGAAATGCAAGAAACTGTTCGGCAAAGGGGACCCTGAAAAGCGGGCCGAATACCTGAAACAGTTCGCGGATATGTACCAGCAAATGTGTCGCGGCGATATCGTGATCATTTATATTGATGAATCCCATTTTCATCGTGATATGGACTTGGGCTATACTTGGTGGCGCAAGGAGAATCGGCTTGGCGAGTGA
- a CDS encoding lipopolysaccharide kinase InaA family protein, with protein sequence MKHRYNAHLPVLVREIVFGEGLFDFWSSQGRLLTKMADRWQWHRSPQYSDNFQIDLEQWLQLPATQVVKANESRTVYRVVLPEMVVYVKVCRHNGARSWLRDLARGPKAKLEFETSLAMNHFGIPVPTVVAWGRSYGFLPGTSILITQEVPEVRTFEEFLLSQTWTAQQQHHFARQFGQFVGQLHHQHVLHPDPHPGNLLVRADADGNLQFFLVDLHNLQFGRELSPTEIETNLLHLNRWFLQKTTFSVRRQFWLAYQKIAAVDTISPQVIEQRTWVSIQDLWDSRAKRCFRTNRSFHVVKQPPLQGYVDVELDSASLATLLENPEAPFKNESKLMKNSRTSTVGEVSIRYQGQTHLAIWKRFNIKKWWTPWTNRLVRSNALRSWLYAHHLLARGLPTAQPLLVLHRTAWFGKWEGYLLTLKIPDAQELPQALVPLTNREFANVLDQLAQHIGLFHATGLSHGDLKGPNILLSHQQGALRLYLIDLVAVRRVHRLPFRTRCQELARLNVSLMSLNRLRNSDRLRILRIYLNRTREQSHWKRAWTLIQQETKRKIDQNTARGRSIH encoded by the coding sequence TTGAAACATCGTTATAATGCCCACTTGCCAGTTCTGGTCAGGGAGATCGTTTTCGGCGAAGGATTGTTCGATTTCTGGTCTTCACAAGGGAGATTACTTACCAAGATGGCTGATCGCTGGCAGTGGCATCGTTCTCCGCAGTATTCAGATAATTTTCAGATCGATCTGGAACAATGGTTGCAACTTCCTGCTACTCAAGTAGTGAAGGCGAATGAATCCCGCACCGTTTATCGGGTGGTGTTGCCAGAAATGGTGGTGTACGTTAAAGTTTGCCGCCACAATGGGGCCAGATCGTGGTTACGCGACCTGGCACGTGGGCCAAAAGCCAAATTAGAGTTCGAAACCTCACTGGCGATGAATCATTTTGGCATTCCTGTACCCACCGTTGTGGCGTGGGGGCGTTCTTACGGGTTTTTACCTGGCACCAGCATTTTGATCACTCAGGAAGTACCGGAAGTTCGCACATTCGAAGAGTTTCTGCTTTCTCAAACGTGGACTGCCCAACAGCAGCACCATTTTGCCAGGCAGTTTGGCCAGTTCGTGGGACAATTACACCACCAACATGTGCTGCACCCCGATCCGCATCCAGGGAATTTGTTGGTGCGGGCAGATGCTGATGGCAATTTGCAGTTTTTTCTGGTCGATCTGCACAATCTGCAGTTCGGGCGGGAATTATCCCCCACAGAAATTGAAACGAATCTGCTGCACCTGAATCGCTGGTTTTTGCAGAAAACCACGTTTTCGGTGCGACGCCAGTTCTGGCTGGCCTACCAGAAAATTGCCGCAGTGGATACGATCAGTCCGCAAGTCATTGAACAACGCACCTGGGTCAGCATACAGGACTTGTGGGATTCGCGGGCAAAACGATGTTTCCGCACCAATCGCAGTTTTCATGTTGTCAAGCAGCCCCCGCTGCAAGGGTATGTGGATGTGGAGTTGGATTCCGCCAGCCTGGCCACACTGCTGGAAAATCCGGAGGCACCGTTCAAAAATGAGAGTAAACTAATGAAAAACTCTCGCACCTCCACTGTGGGAGAAGTTTCGATTCGTTATCAGGGCCAGACCCACCTGGCAATCTGGAAGCGATTCAACATTAAGAAATGGTGGACACCCTGGACCAATCGACTGGTGCGTTCCAATGCACTCAGATCGTGGCTGTATGCCCATCATTTGTTAGCACGTGGCTTGCCCACAGCACAACCGTTGCTGGTGCTGCACCGCACCGCCTGGTTCGGCAAGTGGGAAGGCTACCTGCTGACACTGAAGATTCCTGATGCCCAGGAACTGCCCCAGGCACTGGTGCCACTGACCAACAGGGAATTTGCGAACGTACTCGACCAACTGGCTCAGCACATTGGTTTGTTTCATGCCACAGGTCTCAGTCATGGTGATTTGAAAGGCCCCAACATTCTGCTGTCTCACCAGCAAGGTGCGTTGCGGCTCTACTTGATTGATCTGGTGGCTGTACGCCGGGTACATCGGTTACCTTTTCGCACCCGCTGTCAGGAATTGGCCCGCCTGAATGTGAGTCTGATGTCGCTTAACAGGCTGAGAAATTCAGATCGGTTACGAATTTTAAGAATTTACCTCAACCGCACGCGGGAGCAATCCCACTGGAAGCGGGCATGGACGTTGATTCAACAGGAAACCAAGCGAAAAATCGACCAGAACACCGCCCGTGGGCGCAGTATTCATTAA
- a CDS encoding IS630 family transposase has protein sequence MSDCPPLSDRINWYGAYNFSAGACLIWNEGKCNKENTAEFLHRVNDWVERQGRRVVVIWDGAPWHKAKFVRTKASELDIEIVVLPSYSPDFNPIEGLWKWMREEVTQHCCFATLRDLFDACKGFIDTLNETPDEIIKRLWPRFEVDPQAEKLRFSI, from the coding sequence GTGAGTGATTGCCCTCCGCTGTCCGATCGCATCAACTGGTATGGTGCTTACAATTTCAGTGCTGGTGCATGTTTGATCTGGAACGAAGGCAAATGCAACAAGGAAAACACGGCTGAATTTTTGCACCGAGTGAACGATTGGGTAGAAAGACAAGGTCGACGTGTTGTGGTAATTTGGGATGGAGCACCTTGGCACAAGGCGAAGTTCGTTCGAACCAAAGCCAGCGAGTTGGACATCGAAATAGTAGTTTTGCCCAGTTATAGTCCCGATTTCAATCCCATTGAAGGGTTATGGAAATGGATGCGTGAAGAGGTCACGCAACATTGTTGTTTTGCAACCTTGCGTGACTTGTTCGACGCTTGCAAAGGATTCATCGATACATTGAATGAAACTCCGGATGAAATAATTAAAAGACTGTGGCCAAGATTTGAAGTCGATCCTCAAGCGGAAAAACTCCGATTTTCAATCTGA
- a CDS encoding PSD1 and planctomycete cytochrome C domain-containing protein: MNFWSLTVACVVTLSLAEPTWGKEQPPIDFQRDIQPIFRKHCYSCHGPKKQRSGFRLDVKALALKGGELHQPTIVPGKSADSPLIQVIRSADEDVQMPPDGNRLPKETIALLARWVDEGAKWPDGADDTVLADPTKHWSFQPLRKPVIPASDGMWGNNPIDEFILTKLRQAEMQPAPPASRTDLIRRVYFDLIGLPPTVEEVEAFNSNPAPDAYEQLVERLLASPRYGERWAQHWLDVVRYADTHGYEVNTERPNAWPYRDYVIKALNADISYPQFVKDQLAGDQTGAHAATGFLVTSSVLLPGQIGKDAPSIRLARQDALDEIVINASQSFLGLSIGCARCHDHKFDPISQKEYYSMQAFFAGVEYEDREIPPADAKGSTTTRKELEQQLHNILIQRAMLEPAFGTGGRSQINPMLNVERFAPVTTTAVRMVIEKANRLEPCVDELEIFNISGKNAALTSSGGKVTATGSKESPNRHSLKFINDGTYGNSSSWMSHQVGRGEVTCEFPQPETIHRIHWGRDRLGEFQDRLATTYRFEYRDEQGKWHLLCDSTDRKPKVQPKPTPTAGQWHLFERILVKNLDAERKTLEQSLQAVKPQLVFAGQFRKPDDIRFLHRGDPEQPKEQVPPAPPAILGGKPLALDAAESTRRTYLADWIGSNSNPLTARVLVNRLWQGHFGIGIVASSSDFGISGTAPSHPELLEWLAAEFIESGWSIKAMHRLMVLSATYQQSGRILPEYLARDADCRLLWRYPTRRLDAEVIRDAMLAVNGRFNQEMGGSGYNLFDRRGGLTGFKPIESFDYRGRKRMIYAHRVRRERDAVFGAFDCPDFGQSTSQRRESTTPLQALSLFNSQFTIDESKAFAEKVIQQVGDDLNLQITTAYQLALGRKPDTTERALVTPIVQQHGLAVLCRVLYNSNEFLLIP, encoded by the coding sequence ATGAATTTTTGGTCGTTGACAGTAGCGTGCGTTGTAACTCTTTCTCTGGCAGAGCCCACGTGGGGCAAGGAACAACCACCGATCGACTTTCAACGCGACATTCAGCCGATCTTTCGCAAGCACTGCTACAGTTGTCATGGACCAAAGAAACAACGTTCGGGATTTCGACTGGATGTGAAAGCCCTCGCACTGAAAGGTGGGGAACTTCATCAACCCACCATCGTTCCAGGAAAAAGTGCGGACAGTCCGCTGATTCAGGTGATCCGCTCCGCCGATGAAGACGTCCAGATGCCACCAGATGGCAACCGCTTGCCCAAAGAAACGATTGCATTGTTGGCACGTTGGGTCGATGAAGGTGCCAAATGGCCCGATGGTGCGGACGATACGGTGCTGGCCGACCCCACCAAGCATTGGTCTTTTCAACCACTGCGCAAACCAGTAATCCCCGCCAGTGATGGCATGTGGGGCAATAATCCAATTGATGAATTTATTCTCACAAAGTTGCGGCAGGCTGAAATGCAGCCCGCACCACCTGCGAGCAGGACAGATTTAATCCGGAGGGTCTATTTCGACCTGATTGGTTTGCCACCGACCGTTGAAGAGGTGGAAGCCTTCAACAGCAACCCTGCACCTGATGCCTATGAGCAGTTAGTTGAGAGGTTGCTGGCTTCCCCACGTTATGGGGAACGGTGGGCCCAGCACTGGCTTGACGTGGTGCGTTATGCAGATACGCACGGCTATGAGGTGAACACAGAACGCCCGAACGCCTGGCCATATCGAGATTATGTGATTAAGGCACTGAATGCGGATATTTCTTACCCCCAGTTTGTGAAGGATCAGCTTGCGGGCGACCAGACTGGTGCCCACGCAGCGACTGGTTTTCTGGTAACTTCATCGGTGCTGCTTCCGGGCCAGATTGGTAAAGATGCCCCATCAATTCGTCTGGCCCGACAGGATGCTCTGGATGAAATTGTCATTAATGCCAGTCAGTCATTCCTGGGGCTTAGTATTGGCTGTGCCCGCTGTCACGATCACAAATTTGATCCGATCAGCCAGAAAGAATATTACTCAATGCAGGCCTTTTTTGCGGGTGTTGAGTATGAAGATCGCGAGATCCCACCAGCAGATGCCAAAGGCAGCACCACCACGCGAAAAGAACTGGAACAGCAACTGCACAATATACTGATTCAACGTGCGATGCTGGAACCAGCTTTTGGCACCGGTGGGCGATCTCAGATTAATCCGATGCTGAATGTGGAGCGGTTTGCACCTGTCACCACCACAGCAGTACGGATGGTCATCGAAAAAGCCAATCGCCTCGAGCCGTGCGTCGATGAATTAGAAATCTTTAATATTTCAGGTAAAAACGCGGCTCTTACATCTTCCGGCGGGAAGGTAACTGCCACCGGATCGAAGGAATCGCCCAACCGGCACTCATTAAAATTCATTAATGATGGCACCTACGGCAATTCCAGCAGTTGGATGTCGCACCAGGTAGGGCGTGGGGAAGTTACCTGTGAATTTCCCCAGCCGGAAACAATTCACCGCATCCATTGGGGCCGCGATCGCCTGGGTGAGTTTCAGGATCGCCTGGCGACCACATACCGCTTTGAATATCGCGATGAACAGGGGAAATGGCACCTGTTGTGCGACAGCACCGATCGGAAGCCGAAAGTGCAGCCAAAACCAACTCCCACGGCAGGTCAGTGGCATCTGTTTGAACGTATTCTGGTGAAAAACCTGGATGCCGAGCGGAAAACCCTCGAACAATCACTGCAGGCAGTTAAGCCTCAACTGGTTTTTGCAGGACAGTTTCGCAAACCGGATGATATCCGTTTCCTGCACCGAGGGGATCCTGAACAGCCAAAAGAACAGGTTCCCCCGGCCCCACCTGCAATTCTGGGTGGGAAGCCACTGGCGCTTGATGCTGCGGAAAGCACCCGACGCACCTATCTGGCGGATTGGATCGGCTCCAATTCCAATCCATTAACTGCCCGTGTGCTGGTAAACCGACTATGGCAGGGTCATTTTGGGATTGGAATTGTCGCAAGTTCCAGTGATTTCGGTATTTCCGGCACCGCACCCTCCCACCCGGAACTGCTCGAGTGGCTGGCAGCAGAGTTTATTGAATCGGGTTGGTCAATCAAAGCGATGCACCGCCTCATGGTGCTATCGGCTACCTACCAGCAATCGGGACGGATTCTGCCGGAATATCTGGCACGGGATGCCGATTGTCGCTTATTGTGGCGTTATCCCACCCGTCGGCTCGATGCGGAAGTAATCCGCGATGCGATGCTGGCGGTCAATGGACGCTTCAATCAGGAGATGGGTGGTTCCGGGTACAACCTGTTTGATCGACGTGGGGGACTGACTGGTTTCAAACCCATCGAATCGTTTGATTATCGTGGCCGCAAACGGATGATTTATGCCCACCGCGTGCGTCGAGAGCGGGATGCTGTTTTCGGTGCGTTTGATTGCCCCGATTTTGGCCAGAGCACCTCCCAACGGCGGGAATCGACCACCCCACTGCAGGCGTTAAGCCTGTTTAACAGCCAGTTTACGATCGATGAATCGAAGGCATTTGCTGAAAAAGTGATCCAACAGGTGGGGGATGATCTGAATCTGCAGATTACTACCGCTTACCAGTTGGCACTGGGACGAAAACCGGATACCACCGAGCGTGCTCTGGTAACGCCAATTGTCCAACAGCATGGCCTGGCGGTGCTCTGTCGGGTACTTTATAATTCCAACGAGTTTTTGCTGATCCCATGA
- a CDS encoding DUF1501 domain-containing protein: MNRFELLRGLAQPHRRDFLQNGATALAAMAALDLLNKDARSAEVRIDPSRPYAPRKPHFEPKATQVLMIFCAGAVSQLETWDYKPELIKQDGKPLKDGPAVTFQGPAGDLARPQYTFRQRGQTGKWVSDMIPHLAELTDDIAFVHSLTSKSNTHGPAENFVSTGFVQDGFPSVGSWASYALGSENQNLPAYVAIPDPRGVPQAGTNNWGAGFLRAEFQGTPFSSKEPIRHLAVPPEVSPGDDLAARRLLDQLNRHHQQQHPHDLQLNARIASYELAARMQLSVPELNDFSTETQTTLKAYGADQSANPNKAAFARNCILARRLIEKGVRFVQVFNGAYASGGELNWDGHSKLKPQYDKHAEILDQPVAALIKDLKQRGLLKNTLVVWCTEFGRMPMFQKGAKGRDHNPDGFTCWMTGAGVKPGVSHGITDELGRKAVHDIRPYYDFNATILHLLGLDHEKLTVDHNGIQRRLTNVEGHIIREMLA, from the coding sequence ATGAACCGATTTGAACTGTTACGTGGGCTGGCACAGCCCCACCGACGCGATTTCCTGCAAAACGGTGCCACCGCTCTGGCAGCGATGGCGGCACTGGATCTGTTGAATAAAGATGCCCGCAGTGCTGAAGTACGTATTGATCCTTCCAGGCCATACGCACCCCGAAAGCCGCACTTTGAACCAAAAGCCACCCAGGTGCTGATGATTTTCTGTGCGGGTGCCGTCAGCCAGTTGGAAACCTGGGACTACAAACCAGAATTGATCAAGCAGGACGGCAAGCCATTGAAAGATGGCCCCGCAGTGACCTTTCAAGGACCTGCAGGCGACCTGGCCCGCCCACAGTACACGTTTCGCCAGCGTGGGCAAACCGGCAAGTGGGTGTCCGATATGATCCCCCACCTGGCAGAGCTTACGGATGATATTGCCTTTGTGCACTCGCTCACCAGCAAATCTAATACCCACGGTCCCGCGGAAAACTTCGTTTCAACAGGATTTGTGCAGGATGGCTTTCCCAGTGTGGGGTCGTGGGCCAGCTATGCCCTGGGCAGCGAAAACCAGAATCTCCCCGCCTATGTGGCCATTCCCGACCCACGTGGGGTGCCGCAGGCAGGCACCAATAACTGGGGGGCAGGCTTTTTACGGGCAGAATTCCAAGGCACACCGTTCAGCAGTAAAGAGCCAATTCGCCACCTTGCGGTCCCACCGGAAGTATCGCCGGGTGATGATCTGGCTGCCCGCAGGCTACTCGATCAGTTAAACCGCCATCATCAGCAGCAACACCCCCACGATTTACAGTTGAATGCCCGGATTGCCAGCTATGAACTGGCCGCACGGATGCAGTTAAGTGTGCCGGAACTGAACGATTTCAGCACCGAAACGCAAACCACCTTAAAAGCGTATGGTGCGGATCAATCGGCGAATCCCAACAAAGCAGCTTTTGCCCGCAACTGTATTCTGGCTCGTCGGCTGATTGAAAAGGGTGTCCGTTTTGTCCAGGTTTTTAACGGTGCCTACGCCAGTGGCGGGGAATTGAACTGGGATGGCCACAGCAAACTAAAACCACAGTACGATAAACACGCGGAAATTCTGGACCAGCCGGTTGCTGCACTGATCAAGGACTTGAAGCAGCGTGGCCTGCTGAAAAATACGCTGGTAGTGTGGTGCACTGAATTTGGCCGGATGCCAATGTTTCAAAAAGGTGCCAAGGGCCGCGACCACAATCCGGATGGATTTACCTGCTGGATGACTGGTGCCGGTGTGAAACCCGGTGTCAGTCACGGCATTACCGATGAATTAGGCCGAAAAGCCGTACACGACATTCGACCTTATTACGATTTTAACGCCACCATTCTGCACCTGCTGGGGCTGGATCACGAAAAGCTGACCGTCGACCACAACGGCATCCAACGCCGACTGACCAACGTCGAAGGCCACATCATTCGCGAAATGCTGGCTTAA